A region of the Roseiflexus sp. RS-1 genome:
CGCCCGATGTGTATCGTGCTCGACAATCAGGTCTTCAGTTGTCCGGTTGTTCAGGCGGCGCTGATCGGCGGGCGCGGCGAAATTACGACCAGCACGCGCCAGGACGCAGAGCAGATCTACACCCAGCTCAAGTATGGCGCACTGCCAGTTCCGTTGCAGGTCGAATCGAGCCGGACGGTCTCGGCGTCGCTTGGGCAGGGGTCGGTCGATGCCAGCATTGTGGCGGGTCTGGTCGGGTTGCTCACAGTGGCGTTGTTCATGATCCTGTTCTATCGCCTGCCCGGTTTTCTGGCGACTGTGGCGCTTCTGCTCTATACGGTGATCAGTTTTGCGCTGTATCAGTTGATCCCGGTGACGCTGACGCTACCAGGTATTGCCGGTTTCATTCTGTCGATCGGGGTGGCGGTTGATGCGAATGTGCTCATTTTTGCGCGACTGAAAGAAGAGTTGCGGCACGGCAGATCGCTGAATGCGTCGATTGACGCTGCTTTCGTGGAAGCATGGCCCGCCATCCGCGACTCGAGCGTGGCAACGTTGATCACCTGCACCATCCTGTTCATGTTCGGCAATACCTTTGGCGTGAGCCTGATCAAGGGGTTCGCGCTGACGCTTGGGCTTGGCATTTTGCTGAGCCTGTTTACAGCGATGGTCGTTACGCGCACATTCCTGCATGTGATCAACCCATTGCCGTTTGCGCAGAACCCCTGGCTGTACGAACTGAGGGATGCGCCGGGGATGCGTCACGCGCGCGAGGCGGCATAATCAAGAGAAACGTATGGATAAACTCGTCAAACTCCGCTACTGGTGGTTTGCGCTCTCGCTGGTGATTATTATTCCTGGATTGGTGTCGCTGGCGATCTTCGGGTTGCGCCTGGGCATCGATTTCAGTGGAGGCGCGTTATGGGATATCCAGTTCGTCGAACGCGCGCCGGGTCAACTCGATACTGAGCGGATTCGCGCCATCTTTGCAGCGCAAGGGTTCGAGGGCGCCCTGGTGCAGTTGACCGAGTCGCAGGTTGATGGGCGTACGGTCGCCAGCGCTGTGGTGCGCACCCGTTCGCTGAGCGAAACCGATCCGGAAACGCAGCGGCAGCGCGTGCTCAGTGCGCTCAGCGCAGAGTATGGGACGGTCAATCAGCAGGCGCTGCAATCTGTCGGTGCTACGGTGAGCGCCGAATCGACCCGCAGTGCAGTGATTGCGGTGATCGCAGCGTGTGTGGCGATTCTGGTCTATCTGACGCTGGCTTTCCGCCGCGCGCCGCATCCGGTGCGTTATGGCATCTGCGCCATCCTGGCGATGATCCACGATGTGCTGCTGGTGCTGGGTGTTGCGTCGATCCTGGGGGTGGTGATCGGCATGGAGGTGGATGCGCTGTTTCTGACGGCGCTCCTGACGGTGATCAGTTTCTCGGTGCACGACACGATCGTGGTGTTTGACCGCATCCGCGAGAATCTGGTAAATCGCCGCCCAACCGAAACCTTCGACGATATTGTCAATCACAGTATTGTTCAAACACTGCCGCGTTCGGTCAATACGCAGTTGACGACATTCTTTACACTGATGGCGCTGATCCTCTTTGGTGGCGAGTCGATCCGCAATCTGGTGCTGATCCTGCTGATCGGGCTGGTCAGTGGCACCTACTCGTCGATCTTCAACGCGGCGCAGTTGCTTGTGGTGTGGGAGAACCGCGAGTGGAGCCGCTGGTTCCGCCGGAGCGCTCCGCCAGGCGCGGAAGCGCCAGCGGCGTAGCTGCTGTGCCGCTTCGCATTCCGGTTGATCTCTGCCCTCTCGCGGCGAACGATGCTGCGGGAGGGCGTTATTATCTGCGCAATGCTGGTTGCGCGCTACTTTGTTACATAGTATGTCTGCCACTGGTGGGGGGCGGATGGCGGTGAGTCCTTCTGGACGTGCAGAATGCGCGCTCCAGAGTCCTGCATACGCTCAAGAACGTATGTTTCAGGCAGGGCATGCACTTCGTGAGGATAGAGCTTGAGGCGATGGTACAGGATTGCGGGCGGGACGCCAACAGTGCGCAGCAGTGCGTAGGCTCGACGACGTGGCTGCAAACGGTACAACGGCTTGATCGTGTCCAGCGTGCTGAAGATCAGGAGACCATCTGGCTTCATTACCCGAACAAATTCGGCGATGTAGCGTAGCGCTCGTGCGCGATTCCGGACATGCTGGAGCACGCCCCAGCAATAGACCATATCGCAACTGTTTGATGCGATGGGAAGCGTATCACTGGCGCTGACGATAAAATCGGCGCATGTGAGCGTCGCGTGAATCTGGCGGGCTTTGACAATCAGGCTTTCCGAGATGTCCAGACCGACATAGTGTTCGAATCGCCTGCGGAACGCTGCGGCGAGCCGACCGACGCCGCAGCCGAAATCGAGCACCGTTGACCAGTGCGATGGTCGATCCCAGTGCTCAATCTGCTGCATGACCTGAGCAACCTGCTCCTCTCCTGTCTGGAGAAAGGCTTCAACATCCCATCCGCCGAACCGGTTTGTGCCGGTCATGCCCCAGAACGGATCAACCTGACCGAGATCTTCCCATTGACGCTTGTTCGTTTGCAGGCTCATATATTGCTCTTTTGAAACGGGCTGGCAACGCGATCTGGATCTTTCGCCAGGCAATGTACACCCAAAGATATACATTGCATAAGGGGAAAGCATCCCTGGCAGTATGGGAAGCAGTTCCTCTGATGACGACTGTCAGTCGGGGAGAGATGGCGCGAGGTATCTACCCATCCAGGGCAAGGTTCGGCTGGACATCCAGGTCCCATCCGTGCTGAATGCCGGCATCGAAGCGATAGAAGGCGGCAGCGCCGATCATCGCAGCATTATCGGTACACAGGGCGACCGGTGGGACGCGCACAGGAACCGGGGCGCGCCGGTTGAGTTCCTCGCGCAGGCGAAGATTTGCCGCCACGCCCCCGGCCAGCAGAATCTCGGCAGCGCCGAATGCGCGCGCTGCTTCGACCGTCTTCGTGACCAGCACATCGACGACGGACTCCTGGAAGGCGCGGGCAAGACGCGCCACGACTGTTGGCGGCAGGTGGGGCGTAGCGGTCGCTTCAGGCGGCGTGCTGGGGGCGCCGACGCCGCGTTTGCCAGCGCTCTTCCCCGTGCCGGGTTGCAACGCTGCTTCACGCGCCTGATAGTCGCGGATCTGATGGAGGACCGCCGTCTTCAGCCCACTGAACGAAAAATCGTAACTGTCGCGCAACCAGGCGCGCGGCAGCACCACCCCGCCCGGTGCGCCTTCCGCCGCACGCTGA
Encoded here:
- the secD gene encoding protein translocase subunit SecD — protein: MRSRDIYSLIFILLIAGIALSIVFAPEGRWLFNRDVSVRLGLDLRGGIQVLLRAAEPVERSVMQTAAGVIERRINGLGVAESVVQLSGNDRIIVEIPGIDNPEQAIETLRGTGKLEFIDTKGEFLAPGTIVRTTGSPNPVALRPTATVTGTEEITPTVPEGPIYESITDGKDLDLNAVQPPQIAGQSLTNQFAVPFAFTGESARRLEQFTAANIQRPMCIVLDNQVFSCPVVQAALIGGRGEITTSTRQDAEQIYTQLKYGALPVPLQVESSRTVSASLGQGSVDASIVAGLVGLLTVALFMILFYRLPGFLATVALLLYTVISFALYQLIPVTLTLPGIAGFILSIGVAVDANVLIFARLKEELRHGRSLNASIDAAFVEAWPAIRDSSVATLITCTILFMFGNTFGVSLIKGFALTLGLGILLSLFTAMVVTRTFLHVINPLPFAQNPWLYELRDAPGMRHAREAA
- the secF gene encoding protein translocase subunit SecF, which encodes MDKLVKLRYWWFALSLVIIIPGLVSLAIFGLRLGIDFSGGALWDIQFVERAPGQLDTERIRAIFAAQGFEGALVQLTESQVDGRTVASAVVRTRSLSETDPETQRQRVLSALSAEYGTVNQQALQSVGATVSAESTRSAVIAVIAACVAILVYLTLAFRRAPHPVRYGICAILAMIHDVLLVLGVASILGVVIGMEVDALFLTALLTVISFSVHDTIVVFDRIRENLVNRRPTETFDDIVNHSIVQTLPRSVNTQLTTFFTLMALILFGGESIRNLVLILLIGLVSGTYSSIFNAAQLLVVWENREWSRWFRRSAPPGAEAPAA
- a CDS encoding class I SAM-dependent methyltransferase, encoding MSLQTNKRQWEDLGQVDPFWGMTGTNRFGGWDVEAFLQTGEEQVAQVMQQIEHWDRPSHWSTVLDFGCGVGRLAAAFRRRFEHYVGLDISESLIVKARQIHATLTCADFIVSASDTLPIASNSCDMVYCWGVLQHVRNRARALRYIAEFVRVMKPDGLLIFSTLDTIKPLYRLQPRRRAYALLRTVGVPPAILYHRLKLYPHEVHALPETYVLERMQDSGARILHVQKDSPPSAPHQWQTYYVTK